GGTGCTTTTTCCACTGATTAGGGGGGATTAGGCGGCGAGGCGGGCGGAGACCTCGGCGATGGTGGAGTCGGTGGCCGTGGCGGAGAAGCGGAGGCTGGTGGGGTCGCCGTAGAACTCGCCGGGACTGGCGATGATGCCCAGGCGCGCGAGGTCGGCAAGGTCGGTCCAGCAGTCGCCGCTGCGGGCCTTCACCCAGACGTATAGCGCGCCTTGCGGCATGTGGGCGTCGTAACCGTGGCCACGCAAGGCCGCCACCAAGGCGTGCAGTCTGCGCTCGTAGCGGGCGTGCTGGGTGACGACGTCATCGGTGTCGCCCATCGCGACGGCCATCGCGGCCTGCACCGGGCCGGGAATGATCTCGCCGATCTGCTTGCGGTAGACTGCCATTTCGGCGATCAGGTCTTTGTCACCGGCGACGAGCGCGGTGCGGTAGCCCGCCATGTTGGACTGCTTGCTCAGCGAATACAGTACGAGAATACCCCTGGCGCTGCCACCGCAAACGTCCGGCTGCAACATGCATGAGGCTGGCGCAAATCCAGCACCGACCAACGGCCCACTCAATCCACATGCTTCAGATGCTGGCAATGTGTCGCCCGTTCCTCTGCGAACATCGACATCTGACGCGAAGGACTGAAGTTTGCCGTTCAATGTAGCGGAACGGTTCCCCGCCTTAGCGCCACCATCATTTTCATCGTCACTTCCCCAGGTGAGCAGGGCGTAGCACTCGTCGGAGAGCACCACGGCGCCGATCTCGCGGGCCGCGGCGACGATGCCCTTGAGCTGCGCGGCCGAAAGCGTCTCGCCGGTAGGATTGCAGGGTGAATTGACCCAGACGGCCTTGACACCCGGCACTGAACGCCACGAATCGACGTCGGCGATATCCGCGACCTTGTGGGTGCTGGCACCGGCGATCTGCGTGCCGATCTCGTAGGTGGGATAGGAAATAGCCGGCTGCACCACCACATCACCCTCGCCAAGGTGCAGCAGGGAGGCCATGAGCGCGACGCCCTCCTTCGAGCCGACGGTGGGCACGAAATCAGCGTCGATGGCCTCGAAATCCACGCCACGAACGCTCTTGAACCACTCCGGGACCGCGCGGCGCAACGCCTCGCTGCCGGTGGCCTTCGGATAACCATGGGAGTCGGGAGCCTCGGCATGCTCCGCGAGCGCCTGTTGCACATTGGCGGGCACCGGGTCGACGGGCGAACCAACGGAGAGGTTGATCATGCCACCTGGCGCGGCCGCCGCCGTCTTCTTATACGACGAGATGCGGCTCCAGTCATAGGGAGAGTCGAACGTATGAAAACCCATGCTTACCACCTTTTGCGTCATCTGGTCGTCGGTTGCCGGCGAACTTTCAGCGGGTCTCGTGCGCTGGCGACCTTCGGGCCACGCCCCCGGCTTAATCTCAAGCTCAAGCGAAAAGCCATATCCCCGAAGAACGCCATCAACACGCATCCAATAACCACCAATGGTATAACCAACCAGCCTGCCGACGCGAAAGAGTATCACCACATGTCCGCGTCCGTAAGCAGAAAAACAACGCTCATAATCTGCTTTCTGACGCACGCGACCATATCTTTGCGTCCGCAAGCAGGAAAACGGTGTCCACAGTCTGCCTAACGACGCAACTTTCGATTCGCGCCACACGCACAAGACCCACGGGATTGAGATGAATCCGTGGGTCTTGTGGACACGCTCCTACGAGGCGCGTAATTGGGAAACTTGAAATCCTAAGAGTATCAGTCCTGGTTCTGCGGCGGAAGGGCGGCGATACGAGCCTCGTCCTTGCCGGAGGGACCGGCGGCCTGAGCGCCACCGAGGTCGCCCAAATCGTTGAAGTAGGTGACGGCGGCGTCCTTGTACCACGCCCACTCCTCGGGCACATCGTCCTCATAGAAGATGGCCTCGGTGGGGCACACCGGCTCGCAGGCACCGCAGTCGACGCACTCGTTGGGGTTGATGTAGAGGGTGCGGTCGCCTTCGTAGATGCAGTCCACGGGGCATTCGTCGACGCACGCCTTGTCTTTGACGTCAATACAGGGTTGGGCGATTACATAAGCCATTCAGGAGGCCTCCTTACAACCTAAGTCTTTGTTTAGGGTACGTGGGAGCAACGACGGAGCGGACGACACGACGCGACTTCGACGGCAGGAAACGGACGAAAAGTCAGGAAATAATATCCGACACCCGTCGTCAAACCTGAGTCCGCAGAAAACGGACTGAAACCTACAAGATTACTTCCGTTGTCTGCCGTCACGAAGACACAGTGGCAGATAACGGACGAAAAATCGCGACATCAAATCTGAACCATGCCGTTGGAACCGAGTATCGACAGAAAATGGACGAACCCAGCCGAATCATGTCCATTCTCTGCCGTCGAAGGCACCGACCGACTAATCAGATCAGGCGCGACGGTCCTCGGCGTCGGTTTCGGTGACGCTGGCGACGGTCTTGGCCTCCATCGCGCGCTCGACGTCGGCGTCCAGCTCGCCGGTGCCCAGGCGAGAATGGCGGTAGGAGTAGCCGAAGTAGATACAGAAGCCGATGAGCAGCCAGACCACGAATCGAATCCAGGTGACCACGGTGAGGTTGAGCATCAGCCAGAGGTTGGCGATCGCAATCAGAATCGGCACCCACGGGCTGCCCGGGATCTTGAACGAGCGGGGCAGGTCGGGGCGCTTCTTGCGCATGATCGGAATCGAAATCGCGACCAAGGTGAAGGCCGAAAGCGTGCCGATATTGACCATATCGGCCAAAATGGAAACGTCGAACGACGACGACACAATCGCGAAGAGAATGCCCACGGCGATCTGCAGCTTGGCGGGCGTGCCGTGTTTGCCGACCTTCGAGAGGCCACGCGGCAGCAGGCCGTCACGGCTCATCGCGAAGACCACGCGGGTCAGGCCGAGCAGCAGCACCATGACCACGGTGGTCAGGCCGATGACGATGGCGAAGGAGATGATCTTGGCGGCCCAAGTGGCGCCGACCAGCTCGAAACCGGTGGCGAGCGACGGGTCCTTGGCCTTGGCGAGATCCTTGTAAGAGACCATGCCGGTGGTGACGATGGCGACGA
This Bifidobacterium sp. ESL0790 DNA region includes the following protein-coding sequences:
- a CDS encoding aminotransferase class I/II-fold pyridoxal phosphate-dependent enzyme, whose product is MGFHTFDSPYDWSRISSYKKTAAAAPGGMINLSVGSPVDPVPANVQQALAEHAEAPDSHGYPKATGSEALRRAVPEWFKSVRGVDFEAIDADFVPTVGSKEGVALMASLLHLGEGDVVVQPAISYPTYEIGTQIAGASTHKVADIADVDSWRSVPGVKAVWVNSPCNPTGETLSAAQLKGIVAAAREIGAVVLSDECYALLTWGSDDENDGGAKAGNRSATLNGKLQSFASDVDVRRGTGDTLPASEACGLSGPLVGAGFAPASCMLQPDVCGGSARGILVLYSLSKQSNMAGYRTALVAGDKDLIAEMAVYRKQIGEIIPGPVQAAMAVAMGDTDDVVTQHARYERRLHALVAALRGHGYDAHMPQGALYVWVKARSGDCWTDLADLARLGIIASPGEFYGDPTSLRFSATATDSTIAEVSARLAA
- the fdxA gene encoding ferredoxin, with amino-acid sequence MAYVIAQPCIDVKDKACVDECPVDCIYEGDRTLYINPNECVDCGACEPVCPTEAIFYEDDVPEEWAWYKDAAVTYFNDLGDLGGAQAAGPSGKDEARIAALPPQNQD